In Borrelia anserina Es, the DNA window TAAATCCACAAATGGATAGATCGATTTTTCTTTTGATTCAAATTCAAGCCTATTATCTCCGGATCTTAATAAAACGAAATCTGCATTAAAATTCAAACCCAAAATATCTTTGAGTTCAGACGCACCCCTAACCTTATAAGACGTGCTTACCTTAATTGGAATCTTAGCTCGTCTTCCTAACATAAAATGCCCTTTATTTCTAACAGATAAAAAAGCAAAATCTGTATTCGCTCCTGACATATAAATTAAACGTGCATCCTTATTGTCAGTACTAATAATTCTCAACCCTACACTTTCTTCTAAGCTATTTTTTAAATTGATTTTAAAATTCATCCTAAAAGCATAAATACCTCTCTCCAATTCAGGGTAATACAGATTTTCAAATTCTTTTATTAAGCTTTTTTCATTCCCAGCATATAATAAATTTAAAATACAAAAATTCAAAATAACTAAAAAAACTTTAAGCATCGTTCATTACCTCTACTACCGATCTCTTACTTGCTTTGATAAATGGTAAAATAGAAGAAAAAATAGCAAGAATAAGCATAAAAATTGAAACATACATTATGTCACTAGCATAATAAAATATGTTAATATAATACGTTTCCAAATACCCTGGAGGAGTGAAGCTAATTTTCTGAAATTGAATAAAAAGCTTAGCAAAGTAAGCCAACACTACTCCTATAATTATATTGATTACAGCAATAATGACAATCTCTAAAAACAAGGAGTAGAAAAGTTCCAATTTGGTTAAGCCAATTGCTCTTAATGTACCAAGTTCTCTAGTACGCTCAATACTTAATGCCGTCATTATTTGAAAAAATGCAATAAATATAAGAAGAGATACCAAGAACAATATAAATATAAATGTTGTCCTAGTCATTCCCAAAACAGATTTAAAGTAAGGATTAATCTCAAACCAATCATTATAATCAAATTTAATACCCTTATCTTTTCTAAAATTATCTAATTTTGTTTTAAAAGCTTCTAAATTAGAACTATCCTTTAAAAATACTTGGATTACATGCGCTCCACCCTCAAATGCAAATAAATCCTTTAAAGTCTTAATAGTAGTAATTGCAAAAATATTATCCGCTGTTGAAAATGGAAACTTTATAATGCCAGAAACTTTAATATTTTGAAAATTCAAACCTTTTCCAAGTAAATTTGTCATTAGTGTCAGATCAGAATTGGTTTCCGTTATTTTCTCTATACCAAATGAAGCAGCCAAATTACTACCAAGTAAAAATCCACCTGCATTAGAATCATGAAAAATAGGTTCACCTTCTAATAAGGATAGACTACTCGTAATTAAATCTGGATCCTCATAGGCAAATGCAAAAACTGGGTTACTTGCTGAAGAATTCCCAAGAAGTCCATCAAAATTAACTATTAAATTAGTAAATTGTAATTCGTCATAAGTAACTATTTCATTTCGTATAAAATTAATATCCTTTTCTCCAAGTAGCAATTCGTTCTTAAGACTGCTAAATTTAGGATCAAAATAATTTTCTTTTGCAATTTGAATATGCCCAGTTGAACTTACGAAGTTCCTTTCCATTCCTTCTCTGCTAAAATTCATATATCCAATAAAAACTAATAAAAATACCACAGAACTTGTTAGAAGTAAAGACAATATGATTGTACGTCTCAAATCTCTAAAAATATTATAAAAAGCCAATTTAAACACATTAATCTCCTACTAAAGAAAGTATTCCATCTTCTATTCTATAAAGTTTATTAGCCAAATTTTTTAAATTATAATCATGAGAAACAAAAATTCCAATAGCATCTTTATCTTTAAGATATTTTTGTATTGAAGTATAAACAAAAATAGCTGTTTCTTTATCCAAATGACTAGTTATTTCATCTCCAATTATTAATCTGGGATTATAAACAAAAGCTCTTGCTATTCCTATCCTTTGCCTTTGTCCTCCAGACATATATCTAGGTTTTTTGTTAACAAACTTTGAAAGTTCAAAAAACTCTATCAATTTTTCCGTTTTAGCTTTTAATTGTTTAGTACTTTGCCTTGAAAATCTTAAAGGCAATGAAATGTTATCAAAACCTGTAAGACTTGGGATAAGTTCAAAATGTTGAAAAATTAACCCTATATTATACCTTCTAAATAAGGTTCTATCCTTTTCACTCATTGAACTTAAAAGAGTTGAATTAAAACGTATTTCCCCTGTATCAAGCGAATCTATTCCAGAAAGCAAATTCATTAAAGTCGTCTTACCACTCCCTGTAGGCCCTGAAATCCACACCATATCCCTTGATTTCAAACTAAGTGAAATATCCTTATTTGCATGAACAACCTCCTGCCCAATTTTGTATTTTTTATTAACTAATCTTAAATCCAGATTAATATTTCCCATAAAATCTCCTACATTTTAAATTTCACTGCACAGTTCTAAAAAGTTATTAAAATTCAAAATGGAATCACTCAAAAATTATCGAACTTAACAAAAACCCAAATAACAATTTTTTATCTTGGTTAATACCAACTTTAAAGACAAAAGGAACATCTTTAAATAATTTATAACCCATTCCAAAACCTACAATATAAAGAAACTTTCCTTTATCTAAATAATACTCCTCTTTCATACCATATCCAATATCTGAAGACAATACTAAAAACAAATCGGAAGCAACATTTTTTAATGCTTCAAGGAAAAACAATCTATACTCTAACCCAAAATTAGAAATAAAATTAAAATAGATACTATCTTGATCTACTTTAGGAATAGTCAAAGCATAAAAATTTAATGCATTATAATCAAATCCAGTTTCAAAGATAGTAAACTTTCTAAAAGCGCCTGCCATTCCAAGATCTGCCTTAAATCCCAATTCCCCAAAAGAAATAGAAACAAGATATTTTAAATTCCAATGTACCCTATAAAATTGCTCATTATTATCTAATAAATATTGATATAAGAAAGACGCCCTAATATCTGCTCTTTGAAATTCCGAATAATAGACTGGAAGTAAAATAGCAATAGTATTTTCCAAGGTTAAAGTATTATAGTATGATCTACCAACACTATCCTCTGTCTCCTTGATTAAATGATTAATCAATCCTGATCTGAATCTACTTTCAAGTCGTAAATAATTAAAATTATAACCAAATTCCAAATTACCAATATGTTCAATATTTTTAGAATTAAAAATAAACGGAATTCTGATTTCATAAAATGCCTTAGAAAAAAATTGCCTAAAATCATAAGCAAGTCCAGAACCAAATAAAAACATTTTGGAATAATCAGTTCCTAATCTAAAAAAAGGTGAAATTTTTGAATCATTCTCTTTGATATTAAAAATCAAATCCAAATTATTTTTAAAATCATTTGGAACATTAAGATAATCAAAATAAAATTCAAAATCCATCCCACGTACGATTAAATCGTCTAATTCATTTGAAAACGCACCAAAGCAAATCAATAACAAAAAAAACAGCTTTTTCATGAAACACCCTTAATCTTCATTAAAATCAAACTTAAGATTATAGCTAGTAAAAAGGATTACCTTTTTTTAATTTTTCAGTTGCAAATATCGCCATATTACCATTTGGGAATATGGCTCTGGCTTTTTCTAAACACTCAGCAGCTTCCAATCTCCTATTAATACGAATTAAAAAAGAACTTTTCACCAACTCTAGCAAATACTTTTGCCTATCATTAAGATTAACTCTTTCTGCCTTATCAATATAACTTTTTGCCAAGAGAACTTTATAAAAATCCCTATTTGATGCTCTAACCGTATAGAAGATAGACAAAGGAATAAAAACTCTGACATTATTACCATCTCTTTTTAAAGCCTCTTCTAAATGCCTCTTACCATTCACAAAATAAGAATACAACCTACTCCCATCATGAGGTATTAGATTTATAGCAAGTTCTCCCAATGCCCTAAAGTAATCTGATGGAATATTCTTTTTGAAAGAAATTTCAAATGCATAATTATAATTACTAATTAATTTTTGAATCAAATCATTATATTTATATGGATCATTAATCAAGTAAGAGACATCACACAAAACCAAAGACATAAGTAAATTTAAGTAATTATATTGAACACTTTCCCTTTTATATTTTATTAAAACATCATTTTCTATTTTTTGAAGTTCGTTTTTAAAAATTTTATCAGGTGCAAAAAAATCAAACTCAAAATTGCCAGAACAATACTTGGTATGGATGCTTTCTATTTTATCTATGTATATTTTGATATCCTTTTCAAAAGAGTACAAACTAATCTTTACTAAAAAAATTAACAATAACTTTAACATACAAAAACCTAGCCACAAACCCTAAATAGGTTACATATTAAATTCTTACTTAACTAATTTTTTATAGGAAAATCCATAAATAAATTTCCAGACTTATTTTGCTCTAAAACCATTTTATGAAAAGTTCCATCAGGAAATATGTCAGCAGCCTTTATTATATACTTAAGGCTTTCTTCTTGATTTCGAAGAAGAAAATAAGCCTGACTTATCCATATGTTTGCGAAATATTTTTCTACATCTGTTTGACTATACTTAAGTCCCAACTGAGCAAATGACAAAGTCTTATTCGGATCGCCTCCCGCAATCCTTGGAGCATATAAATACCAACTCGCGATAGAAGTATTGGCAAATGAGTTCTTACTATTAATTTTCAGGGAAGTCTCAAAATATCCTCTAGCCTCACTTGCAAGCTTACTTAAAGCTGAACCACCCATATACCTCAAGAGCATTAGATTAACATCTCCCAATATTCTATAAACATCGCTTTGAACAGTTTTGTCTAAATCTTTGAACTTTATTGATGTAATAAACTCTAAAAGAGCCTTATGAGTAGATTTTAAAACAGAATAACTTTTAGAAGAGTTCTTTCTTCCTTCTTTATTCTGAAGAAGTCTAGCGATTTGGTAATCAGCCAGATTAATAAAGTACAACTTAACATAAGGATCCATTTCACCCAATGTCTCTTTAAAATTATTAAGCCTATATATATAGGCATCCTCACCATTTTTTGTCGATAATTCTTCAATCTTACCTGAATAATAGCCTTCTAGTATTCTATAAAATTCTCTATTTGAAGAATCAAATGAATATAGATAAACAACATTAATAACTAATAATAAAAAGTAATAATTAATCCCTTTCATAACTCCTCTCCAACAAAATTTTAGCCCAAAAATCAAGACTTAAAAAGATAGAAAAAACAAACTCAACACTATTTTTTACATTCTAGATAAGACTGACCGTACAGAAATTTACATGATATATTAATTCTCTTATCAACTTAGATCGATAAATCCTCTGATATTACCTAACATGTACTGCCTTATCACATGTAATTTATGGCAAACTTACCTTGATAGTCATATCCTTATCTAAATCCAAGGCTTAAACGTCTTTAACCATAAAATTTGAATCCCTCACTGCTAAACACATCTTTTATAAATTCACATTCCGTTAATTCCCTTTGAACTCCTTAAATAATGCATCTCAATATTTGAGATAACAAAAAAATACTTGCAAGCCAAGAATACAATCAAAAAATTAAGATGACACTCAATGAACTACCAAGTATAATTTTAACATTTCATTAAAATAGTGATATTTATATTCATATCCATTAAAGCTTTTATCAACTCTATCAAAGTTCATTCTTAAAGTATGCAAGTTTTTTATAAATTCTATCCTTTCTAATTTTACATAATTTTAATTCTCTATATTACTACTCATACTAATCTCCTGTAAAATTTAATCCTTTAAAACCGAAAACCATTTATGTAAAATACCTATTCGAACATAAAATTTTATAGCAAAAGTTAACATCAAATTAACATATAAAAAAAAATTTTTTATAACAAGGGGTTTACTTTTTCATATCAATTGCTTTATCATTAAGGATGAATAAATCATAAACAAATAGGAGACTAAATATGAGGGACACAAAGACTATCAAACAGCCTACAAGCAAACACCAACATAAGCTTATAACTTTAATATCTACGCTCGCATACATAAACTCTAGATTTAAAAAATATAGCCAAGGTGATATTCTTTTCTACTTCAATGGTAACTTAAAACGAAATGGTCAATCTGAAGTTAAAATCAAGACTTTAAGGAATTATCTATACAAATTAGCAAAACAATTAAAGGTAACTACCAACTATCACAAACACTTAGGTATTAATATGGGTACTGAAGTTTACTATAAGCTTCAATACTCAAAAAAAGAATGCCACAACATAATCAATTATTACTTTCAAGAAATAAAAGAGAAGAGATTCCAAAATCGTGTTAATAAACAAATAGGCATTAATAATAATAAAAAGGACAATGTAGAATTAGAGCAGTCTATTTATAATAAACATAATAAGAAAAGAAGAGAAGAAAACGCTATTGCTAAACTTGAAGACTTTCAAACAAGAAAGTACGCTAAAAGATGTAATTTCAGAACTAACTTTTTCTATTCTATTCTCAAACTTAATCTAAACAAAGACACTAAAATAGACCTACTAAAG includes these proteins:
- a CDS encoding ABC transporter permease codes for the protein MFKLAFYNIFRDLRRTIILSLLLTSSVVFLLVFIGYMNFSREGMERNFVSSTGHIQIAKENYFDPKFSSLKNELLLGEKDINFIRNEIVTYDELQFTNLIVNFDGLLGNSSASNPVFAFAYEDPDLITSSLSLLEGEPIFHDSNAGGFLLGSNLAASFGIEKITETNSDLTLMTNLLGKGLNFQNIKVSGIIKFPFSTADNIFAITTIKTLKDLFAFEGGAHVIQVFLKDSSNLEAFKTKLDNFRKDKGIKFDYNDWFEINPYFKSVLGMTRTTFIFILFLVSLLIFIAFFQIMTALSIERTRELGTLRAIGLTKLELFYSLFLEIVIIAVINIIIGVVLAYFAKLFIQFQKISFTPPGYLETYYINIFYYASDIMYVSIFMLILAIFSSILPFIKASKRSVVEVMNDA
- a CDS encoding ABC transporter ATP-binding protein is translated as MGNINLDLRLVNKKYKIGQEVVHANKDISLSLKSRDMVWISGPTGSGKTTLMNLLSGIDSLDTGEIRFNSTLLSSMSEKDRTLFRRYNIGLIFQHFELIPSLTGFDNISLPLRFSRQSTKQLKAKTEKLIEFFELSKFVNKKPRYMSGGQRQRIGIARAFVYNPRLIIGDEITSHLDKETAIFVYTSIQKYLKDKDAIGIFVSHDYNLKNLANKLYRIEDGILSLVGD
- a CDS encoding plasmid maintenance protein; its protein translation is MRDTKTIKQPTSKHQHKLITLISTLAYINSRFKKYSQGDILFYFNGNLKRNGQSEVKIKTLRNYLYKLAKQLKVTTNYHKHLGINMGTEVYYKLQYSKKECHNIINYYFQEIKEKRFQNRVNKQIGINNNKKDNVELEQSIYNKHNKKRREENAIAKLEDFQTRKYAKRCNFRTNFFYSILKLNLNKDTKIDLLKRLKFSERYLKGQFFKENKDHAFTKKTLKEKQERLSLVLEEVKERLKNQGYNNEDLKIQINLAYERYKNKPHFILEQDKYKDLETIICKIKGTLIKSPSTRESKQEIKNNVFSILLEQLKTTIGSNILIPILKTYLNKQVKLEYSKILSNHYYHELRDLINKQKII